In Methanobacterium petrolearium, one genomic interval encodes:
- a CDS encoding ATP-binding cassette domain-containing protein produces the protein MSTNVIETKDVSYQYPDGTLALNKVKFQAPKGEIIALLGPNGAGKSTLFLHFNGILKPSSGTVVVDGKPMNYDKNGLVQVRQKVGLVFQNPDDQLFAPTVSEDVAFGPLNIGLHPEEVQKRVSESLEKVGMAGYEDKPPHHLSGGQKKRVSIAGILAMRPEIMVLDEPTSGLDPKGAFQIMKLLIELNREGMTIVIATHDVDIVPIYAHKVYAISKGEIIKEGSPHEIFEDVQTIRDANLRLPHIAHLFERLHKEDEISFGRSYPLTVNEAKDKITDKIKDNKSL, from the coding sequence ATATCCACGAACGTCATAGAAACTAAAGATGTCAGTTACCAGTATCCCGATGGCACACTGGCCTTAAATAAGGTCAAGTTCCAGGCACCTAAAGGAGAAATCATAGCCCTTTTGGGTCCTAATGGTGCGGGTAAATCAACTCTATTCCTCCATTTTAATGGAATACTCAAACCATCCTCAGGAACAGTTGTGGTTGATGGTAAACCCATGAATTATGATAAAAATGGGTTAGTGCAGGTTCGTCAGAAAGTGGGTCTGGTGTTCCAGAATCCTGATGACCAGTTATTCGCTCCCACAGTCTCAGAAGATGTGGCTTTCGGACCCCTAAACATAGGTCTCCATCCAGAAGAGGTGCAAAAAAGAGTTTCTGAATCCCTGGAGAAGGTAGGTATGGCAGGATATGAAGATAAACCACCACACCACCTTAGCGGAGGTCAGAAGAAACGGGTGTCCATAGCAGGTATCCTGGCCATGCGTCCGGAGATCATGGTCCTGGATGAACCCACCAGTGGACTGGATCCCAAGGGAGCTTTCCAGATCATGAAACTCCTCATTGAACTTAACAGAGAGGGTATGACCATTGTCATAGCCACTCATGATGTGGATATCGTGCCTATCTATGCCCATAAAGTTTACGCTATAAGTAAAGGAGAGATCATTAAAGAAGGAAGTCCTCATGAAATATTTGAAGATGTTCAAACCATTAGGGATGCAAATTTGAGACTCCCACACATAGCCCACCTTTTCGAGAGGCTCCATAAAGAAGACGAAATATCATTTGGAAGATCATACCCCCTCACAGTAAACGAGGCTAAAGATAAAATAACGGATAAAATTAAGGATAATAAATCGTTATAG
- a CDS encoding zinc ribbon domain-containing protein: MVKCKHCTSENEDNATHCQNCGKKLPNKTKKGINKIVLVGVGILILMGVVMAMLMFTGTSGVSEFDQELINSVRNDESSESLIVEIKEYSELNQQGSKEAYEHIVSGNQSHDNSAFKEEAKVNYEKELAYIQKIEDLQIRFAKREINEETFITELKKLYQQQPELDY; this comes from the coding sequence ATGGTTAAATGTAAACATTGCACCAGTGAAAATGAAGATAATGCAACCCATTGCCAAAATTGTGGGAAAAAACTCCCTAATAAGACTAAAAAAGGGATCAACAAAATCGTTTTAGTTGGAGTCGGAATACTGATACTGATGGGAGTGGTAATGGCCATGCTAATGTTTACTGGCACTTCAGGGGTTTCTGAATTTGACCAGGAACTAATTAATTCAGTTAGAAATGATGAGTCCAGTGAAAGCCTTATTGTGGAAATAAAAGAATATTCTGAGCTTAACCAGCAAGGTTCAAAAGAAGCATATGAACACATTGTTTCTGGAAACCAATCCCATGATAATTCAGCATTCAAAGAGGAAGCTAAAGTCAATTATGAAAAAGAACTTGCATATATCCAGAAAATCGAGGATCTGCAAATAAGATTTGCAAAAAGAGAAATAAATGAAGAAACATTTATCACAGAACTTAAAAAGTTATACCAGCAACAGCCAGAGCTTGATTACTAA
- a CDS encoding NIL domain-containing protein, translating into MKAWLNFSPSIVNKTVISDLIKHYDVSFNILRADITPKGGKMLIDISGDEADKGIEYLEKEGIQLNPIKKVVKKDEEKCMDCGECVSLCPVEAITIDEDWTINLDDQKCIGCGFCTSSCPTKAIKIAD; encoded by the coding sequence ATGAAAGCATGGCTCAACTTCTCTCCCAGCATAGTAAATAAAACTGTGATTTCAGATCTTATCAAACATTACGATGTGAGCTTTAACATTCTAAGAGCAGATATCACCCCCAAGGGTGGTAAAATGCTCATTGATATCAGTGGCGATGAAGCAGATAAGGGCATAGAATACCTGGAAAAAGAGGGAATCCAACTTAACCCCATTAAAAAAGTGGTTAAAAAGGATGAAGAAAAATGTATGGACTGTGGTGAGTGTGTCAGCCTCTGCCCTGTGGAAGCCATCACCATAGACGAAGACTGGACCATCAACCTGGATGACCAGAAATGTATTGGCTGTGGATTCTGCACATCATCCTGCCCTACCAAGGCCATTAAAATCGCTGATTAA
- a CDS encoding homocysteine biosynthesis protein → MKTIEEINQKIRDGDAVVVTAGEMTRIVQENGVEEAAKEVDVVTTGTFGAMCSSGAFINFGHSDPPIRMSRAYLNGVEVYSGLAAVDAYIGATQAHRNPDIGTDYGGAHLLEDLVRGKEVELVAESFGTDCYPRTEVNTFISLESVNQAVMVNPRNCYQNYAAATNSTEETIYTYLGTLLPQMGNVGYSSAGELSPLLNDPYFQTIGVGTRIFLCGSQGYILGEGTQHATDGERKNGVPVGSAGTLMLQGNLKNMDAKFLRGATMPKYGSTLYVGAGIPIPILNEEIAQRTGISNHDIHCNIYDYGVPRRSRPVIMETNYQELRSGKIEINGREVQTSPLSSLKKALEVAEELKKWIDKGDFLLTNPVQNIPNKGCTVKPLKIIRPSILVKDLKIKPIITARAEEDISGVARKMVDNNINHLPVVDHAGRLMGIVTSWDIAHAVAQDSQKLTEVMTKKVIVALEDEPVELIARRIDKHEISGVPIVNRENRVRGMITAEDISRLICSQNNKEGDSQ, encoded by the coding sequence TTGAAGACCATAGAAGAAATAAACCAAAAAATTAGAGACGGGGACGCAGTAGTGGTCACTGCTGGTGAGATGACCCGTATTGTGCAGGAAAATGGTGTAGAAGAAGCTGCAAAAGAGGTGGATGTTGTAACCACCGGTACATTTGGTGCTATGTGTTCTTCCGGTGCATTCATCAACTTCGGACATTCTGACCCACCCATTAGGATGAGTCGAGCTTACCTGAATGGTGTGGAAGTATATTCTGGCCTGGCTGCTGTTGACGCCTACATTGGAGCCACACAAGCCCACCGAAACCCTGACATTGGGACTGATTATGGTGGAGCCCATTTATTGGAAGATCTTGTGAGGGGAAAAGAAGTGGAACTTGTGGCGGAATCTTTTGGAACCGATTGTTACCCACGTACAGAAGTTAACACTTTCATAAGCCTGGAAAGTGTAAACCAGGCCGTCATGGTTAATCCACGGAACTGTTACCAGAACTATGCTGCAGCTACCAATTCCACTGAAGAAACCATTTACACCTACCTGGGCACCCTGTTGCCTCAGATGGGTAATGTGGGTTATTCCAGTGCTGGGGAACTCAGTCCACTTTTAAATGATCCCTACTTCCAGACCATTGGTGTTGGCACCAGGATTTTCCTGTGCGGAAGTCAGGGTTATATTCTGGGGGAGGGAACTCAACATGCAACTGATGGTGAGCGCAAGAATGGTGTTCCTGTGGGTTCTGCCGGTACCCTGATGCTACAGGGTAACCTTAAAAATATGGATGCTAAATTCCTGCGTGGGGCAACCATGCCCAAGTATGGATCCACCCTATATGTGGGTGCTGGTATCCCTATTCCTATCCTCAATGAAGAAATAGCCCAACGTACTGGTATCAGTAATCATGACATCCACTGTAACATTTATGATTATGGTGTTCCCCGACGTAGCCGGCCAGTAATTATGGAAACCAATTATCAGGAGCTTCGGAGCGGAAAAATTGAGATTAATGGAAGGGAAGTTCAAACATCCCCACTTTCATCTCTTAAAAAGGCATTGGAAGTTGCTGAAGAACTTAAAAAGTGGATTGATAAGGGAGACTTCCTTTTAACCAACCCGGTTCAGAATATTCCCAATAAAGGTTGTACTGTAAAGCCACTTAAGATCATAAGACCATCCATACTGGTTAAAGACCTGAAAATTAAGCCAATCATCACTGCTCGGGCAGAAGAGGATATTTCTGGTGTTGCCCGTAAAATGGTGGATAACAATATCAACCATTTACCAGTGGTGGACCATGCTGGTCGATTGATGGGTATTGTAACCAGCTGGGATATTGCCCATGCTGTGGCCCAGGATAGTCAGAAACTGACTGAGGTTATGACCAAAAAGGTGATTGTAGCCCTGGAAGATGAACCCGTAGAGCTTATTGCCCGGCGCATAGATAAACATGAGATATCAGGAGTTCCCATAGTTAACCGCGAAAACCGGGTCAGGGGTATGATTACTGCTGAAGATATCTCTCGACTTATTTGCTCCCAAAATAACAAGGAAGGTGATTCACAATGA
- a CDS encoding TldD/PmbA family protein codes for MKEDLDLGLLEKTLRSVEKYVDYADIRAHESENTVIVMKDGKIQEIRSGLDTGVCIRVLKKGAWGFSYTNQLDRMDHMVESAIKLADNLSSDVKLAPVETRSDKVKSNARIKLSDVSLEDKKTAMCEVEDAANLDKVISTTVNYVDGEGTTLFMNSEGSSITMEENRVALFLNAVAASETGIQFGHKSTGGAKGFEVIEKEDLELLGRTAATKAVRLLDASPPPSGRFPIVMDSELTGVFIHEALGHASEADLILQNDSILKGKMNAQIGSSLVTIIDDASMDAFGYYAYDAEGVKTKKNVLVEDGVLVSLLSSRETAAKLDISSSGNARSGIGDQPIVRMSNTYLKPGEMTFEELIEDISNGIYLKGSRGGQVDTGKGVFQFNAAESFIIGNGEIKDPLRDVSLSGNILEILQKVDAVGSDFHLGVGFCGKAGQTAPVGDGGPHTRVSEATVGGAD; via the coding sequence ATGAAAGAGGATTTAGATCTGGGATTACTGGAAAAAACACTGAGATCAGTGGAAAAATACGTGGATTATGCTGATATAAGGGCTCATGAGAGTGAAAACACTGTTATCGTCATGAAAGATGGCAAAATCCAGGAAATCAGATCGGGTCTGGATACCGGGGTATGCATCCGTGTTTTGAAAAAAGGTGCATGGGGATTTTCCTACACTAATCAGTTAGACCGCATGGATCACATGGTTGAATCTGCCATTAAACTTGCAGATAATCTTTCCAGTGATGTGAAATTAGCCCCTGTAGAAACAAGATCTGATAAGGTAAAATCCAATGCCAGGATCAAATTATCTGATGTATCATTAGAAGATAAAAAAACAGCCATGTGTGAGGTTGAAGATGCAGCTAACCTGGATAAAGTGATAAGCACCACGGTAAACTACGTTGATGGTGAGGGCACCACCCTTTTCATGAACTCAGAAGGGTCCTCCATAACCATGGAAGAAAACAGGGTTGCACTCTTTTTAAATGCAGTGGCAGCCTCTGAAACCGGAATCCAATTTGGACACAAAAGTACGGGTGGGGCTAAAGGTTTTGAAGTTATTGAAAAAGAAGACCTGGAACTACTGGGGCGAACTGCTGCCACTAAGGCAGTTCGGTTATTAGATGCAAGTCCACCCCCATCTGGACGTTTCCCCATAGTAATGGACTCTGAACTTACTGGAGTTTTCATCCACGAGGCATTAGGTCATGCTTCAGAGGCGGACCTTATACTGCAGAATGATTCTATTCTCAAGGGAAAAATGAATGCTCAGATAGGATCATCTCTGGTAACCATAATTGATGATGCCAGTATGGATGCATTTGGCTACTATGCATACGATGCAGAGGGTGTAAAAACCAAAAAGAATGTTTTAGTGGAAGATGGTGTTCTGGTTTCACTTTTAAGCTCCAGGGAAACTGCTGCTAAACTTGACATAAGTTCCAGTGGAAACGCCCGTTCCGGAATTGGTGACCAGCCCATAGTTAGAATGAGTAACACCTATCTTAAACCTGGAGAAATGACTTTTGAAGAGTTAATTGAAGATATAAGTAATGGAATATACCTTAAAGGCTCAAGAGGCGGTCAGGTGGACACAGGCAAAGGTGTTTTCCAGTTTAATGCTGCTGAATCATTTATCATTGGCAATGGTGAGATTAAAGACCCACTTCGTGATGTTTCCCTTTCAGGTAACATTCTGGAGATCCTGCAAAAAGTGGATGCTGTGGGTTCTGATTTCCATCTGGGAGTTGGATTCTGTGGTAAAGCAGGTCAAACCGCACCTGTAGGTGATGGAGGACCACACACCCGAGTCAGTGAGGCAACAGTGGGGGGTGCAGATTGA
- a CDS encoding TIGR00296 family protein, whose translation MISKEEGEFLVKLARKSIETYLKEGKVINVPDDVNPILKEEMGAFVTLNLDGDLRGCIGYPEPVKPLAQAVIEVAISAATRDPRFPSVTPSELDNIRVEVSVLSKPELVEVQNPAEYLEKIEVGKDGLIVEMGIYRGLLLPQVPIEWKWDIEEFLANTCMKAGLSPDCWLQKEVKIYSFQSQIFEE comes from the coding sequence ATAATAAGCAAAGAAGAAGGAGAATTCCTGGTAAAACTTGCAAGAAAATCTATAGAAACCTACCTTAAGGAGGGCAAGGTTATAAATGTCCCTGATGATGTTAACCCCATTTTAAAAGAGGAAATGGGTGCATTTGTAACACTAAACCTTGATGGAGATTTAAGGGGCTGTATTGGTTATCCCGAACCAGTGAAACCACTGGCTCAAGCAGTGATCGAAGTGGCTATAAGTGCAGCTACTAGAGATCCACGTTTCCCCTCTGTAACGCCATCAGAATTGGATAATATTCGTGTGGAAGTTAGTGTGCTCAGCAAACCTGAATTGGTTGAAGTTCAAAACCCTGCCGAGTACCTGGAAAAGATTGAAGTGGGAAAAGATGGTCTTATTGTGGAAATGGGAATCTATCGAGGTTTACTCCTCCCACAAGTCCCTATTGAATGGAAATGGGATATTGAAGAGTTCCTGGCTAACACTTGTATGAAAGCAGGTTTATCACCCGATTGTTGGTTACAGAAAGAAGTTAAAATTTACAGCTTCCAATCCCAAATATTTGAAGAATAG
- a CDS encoding NOG1 family protein, which translates to MFLPNIPTPDEVLDKGFRRAKKAAARVRTSKIHRQQKSKRIEEVRVQTACQVIRETFEGILEETPHVEELPMFYQDYIDVAVGVDQFKKSMGALNWANGVLEKLQNQYTHRIRRSPPENAAQIRKAAFGRIASVVNRIGDELDFLNYSRQMLRNVPTVDPEAITAVIAGFPNVGKSTLLRQITNAEPEVADYPFTTKGIQIGHYEKRWQKYQIIDTPGLLDRPVQEMNQIELNAMVALEHLADLILFIFDPSQTSGFPVENQVNLYWEIKKIFSHTTVQSVFNKMDLVEDEENVKYIEEHINKGDKPLMVSASDGSGITQIIDILSELKK; encoded by the coding sequence ATGTTTTTACCTAATATACCAACCCCGGATGAAGTGCTTGACAAGGGATTTCGTAGGGCTAAAAAGGCTGCGGCCAGGGTCCGCACGTCCAAAATCCACCGCCAGCAGAAATCAAAAAGAATAGAAGAAGTAAGAGTCCAGACTGCATGTCAGGTTATCCGAGAAACCTTCGAGGGCATTTTGGAGGAAACACCCCATGTGGAAGAACTACCTATGTTCTACCAGGATTATATTGACGTGGCTGTGGGTGTTGATCAGTTTAAGAAATCCATGGGAGCACTGAACTGGGCTAATGGAGTTTTGGAAAAACTGCAAAACCAGTACACTCACCGTATCAGAAGATCACCTCCAGAAAACGCTGCACAAATCAGAAAAGCAGCATTTGGCCGAATAGCTTCGGTGGTGAACCGTATAGGGGATGAACTTGATTTTTTAAATTATTCCAGGCAGATGCTGCGTAACGTGCCTACTGTAGATCCTGAAGCCATCACTGCAGTGATTGCCGGATTTCCCAATGTAGGAAAATCCACCCTGCTTCGACAGATAACTAATGCTGAACCAGAAGTTGCTGATTATCCATTCACTACCAAAGGAATCCAAATTGGACACTATGAGAAGCGCTGGCAGAAATACCAGATAATCGACACCCCCGGTCTCCTGGATCGTCCGGTGCAAGAGATGAATCAGATCGAGCTCAATGCCATGGTAGCACTGGAGCATCTGGCTGATCTGATACTGTTCATTTTCGATCCATCACAAACTTCTGGATTTCCAGTTGAAAACCAGGTTAACCTTTACTGGGAGATAAAAAAAATATTCAGCCACACAACTGTCCAGTCAGTATTCAATAAAATGGATCTGGTGGAAGATGAAGAAAATGTTAAGTACATTGAAGAACATATAAATAAAGGTGATAAACCTCTTATGGTCTCTGCTTCAGATGGTAGTGGCATAACACAGATAATCGACATCTTATCGGAGTTAAAAAAATAA
- a CDS encoding Hsp20 family protein translates to MDEKKARLESKKKSTAEELMSKADDVKGSVSEKSEEVKQKASEAKDTVSDRSKEFKENATERTEELRSTAEKMVNDMLSTLREKHEDIGKTITEYTAPTTPYVDLIDTNSEFIVLADLPGVEKDKVSVDITQNSVTISVSFPEGMDGEDVNYIKRERGFGEVSRTIELPDEIKIKAAIANFEGSILTVKLPKKVAESQKLEIK, encoded by the coding sequence ATGGACGAAAAAAAAGCAAGACTGGAATCCAAAAAGAAAAGTACCGCAGAAGAACTTATGTCCAAAGCTGATGATGTAAAGGGCTCAGTTTCTGAGAAAAGTGAAGAAGTAAAACAAAAAGCTTCTGAAGCTAAAGATACAGTCTCTGATCGGAGTAAAGAATTCAAAGAAAATGCAACCGAAAGAACCGAAGAACTGCGTTCTACTGCTGAAAAAATGGTTAATGACATGTTATCAACATTACGCGAAAAACATGAAGACATAGGAAAGACCATAACTGAATACACTGCCCCAACAACACCCTACGTGGATTTAATTGATACAAACTCTGAATTCATTGTTCTCGCGGATCTTCCTGGTGTTGAAAAAGACAAAGTCTCGGTTGACATCACTCAGAATTCTGTAACCATAAGCGTATCGTTCCCAGAGGGTATGGATGGTGAAGATGTTAATTACATAAAAAGGGAAAGAGGTTTTGGTGAAGTCTCACGAACTATTGAACTACCGGATGAGATTAAAATAAAAGCAGCCATAGCCAACTTTGAAGGTTCAATATTAACAGTAAAACTGCCTAAAAAAGTTGCAGAGTCTCAAAAACTGGAAATTAAATAG
- a CDS encoding SIS domain-containing protein, which produces MHYKMYEEMMEQPRSLKDTLKMEKSHMEQISEKFKEFDKIYLVGCGSSLSTCFSAIDAMKMVSNRNLEVFTGYEFFYHKKLDEKNTGVILTSQSGETADTLAALRKAQDKGMCTVSIVNEMESTMMNEADDAVLTRCERETAILGTKTYMTQLMSLYQILFRLEDSPDAQNVINDLGKIPSLTEDLLKKTEHENKVLAKNYADYDIFYAMGSGPNYGLAYKLAMTMFMEGALKHSCPLYSGEFRHGLIERVEKNIPVVFLDAGYPGDELTNKSIEFSNKIGAKNIVYRMQDYAKVNPLLSPFILVVPLEWLIYYLAHYNGEDPGSTRHIGKVRY; this is translated from the coding sequence ATGCATTATAAAATGTATGAAGAGATGATGGAACAGCCTCGATCTTTAAAAGATACCCTAAAGATGGAAAAATCTCACATGGAACAGATAAGTGAGAAATTTAAAGAATTTGATAAAATATATTTGGTGGGGTGTGGTAGTTCCCTATCAACATGTTTTTCAGCTATTGATGCTATGAAAATGGTTTCTAACCGTAACTTGGAAGTTTTCACAGGTTATGAATTTTTTTACCATAAAAAACTAGATGAGAAAAATACCGGGGTGATTTTAACCTCTCAATCTGGAGAAACAGCTGACACCCTGGCTGCCCTTAGAAAAGCCCAGGATAAAGGTATGTGCACTGTTTCCATTGTTAATGAAATGGAAAGTACCATGATGAATGAAGCTGATGATGCAGTTCTAACCCGTTGTGAACGGGAAACTGCTATACTGGGTACCAAAACCTATATGACCCAGTTAATGAGCCTTTACCAAATATTATTCCGCTTGGAAGATTCTCCTGACGCCCAGAATGTCATTAATGATCTGGGAAAAATCCCCTCACTCACTGAAGACCTTCTAAAGAAAACTGAACATGAAAATAAAGTTTTAGCCAAAAACTATGCAGACTACGATATATTTTACGCCATGGGAAGTGGTCCTAACTATGGACTGGCCTACAAACTGGCCATGACCATGTTCATGGAAGGAGCTCTTAAACACTCCTGCCCCCTTTATTCCGGAGAATTTCGCCATGGACTCATCGAAAGAGTGGAAAAAAATATTCCTGTGGTTTTTTTAGATGCAGGCTACCCTGGAGATGAATTAACCAATAAATCAATAGAATTCTCCAATAAAATTGGTGCAAAAAACATAGTATACCGAATGCAGGATTATGCGAAGGTTAACCCACTTTTATCACCATTTATACTGGTGGTGCCGCTGGAATGGTTGATTTACTACCTGGCTCATTACAATGGAGAGGATCCAGGCAGCACCAGACATATTGGAAAGGTTAGGTACTGA
- a CDS encoding thiamine-phosphate synthase family protein, whose protein sequence is MAVKILEQSPEFAEIIPEVRSNIVMARKNAQTIQDVAGIPGRITTLNGLPKAVARPDYGASSHMARLVLSMMKHDSKMRSAINIKYHPQLVEICKKLGLIVSSYDRNHEPENIKIKEGSSISWGVEMALASCGTIPDVIYHTGGWGKEPMIVLVGTDPEEVAQMAICLAKLFITSKK, encoded by the coding sequence ATGGCTGTTAAGATTCTGGAACAGTCCCCTGAATTTGCAGAAATAATCCCAGAAGTCCGTAGCAACATTGTAATGGCTCGAAAAAACGCCCAAACAATACAGGATGTTGCAGGAATACCGGGACGAATAACTACCTTGAATGGTTTGCCCAAAGCCGTTGCCCGACCAGATTATGGTGCTTCATCTCATATGGCCCGCCTGGTTTTAAGTATGATGAAACACGATTCAAAGATGCGCAGTGCTATTAACATAAAATACCATCCCCAACTAGTGGAGATTTGTAAAAAACTGGGTTTAATAGTTTCCAGCTATGATCGCAACCATGAACCCGAAAATATCAAAATTAAAGAGGGTAGTAGTATATCATGGGGTGTTGAAATGGCGTTGGCAAGTTGTGGAACAATTCCTGATGTTATATATCACACTGGTGGTTGGGGGAAGGAACCTATGATTGTACTGGTGGGAACCGATCCAGAAGAAGTGGCTCAAATGGCCATATGCTTGGCTAAACTTTTTATAACTTCAAAAAAATGA